The following coding sequences are from one Musa acuminata AAA Group cultivar baxijiao chromosome BXJ2-4, Cavendish_Baxijiao_AAA, whole genome shotgun sequence window:
- the LOC103974648 gene encoding nuclear pore complex protein NUP1 isoform X3 has product MATSGYDGRIGGKLRRRPLRRAAATPYDRPPSAARGLTTTVPEPGGDGWLAKLVDPASRFISSSASRLFSSVFRKRLTAPPADETPGENLQSREIAEASSNEMSADLQENKADSGNNATNNFDSNMFLEFEQLLEHKTFTRAQFEHLTEILRSRTMDSDMSKPAVDNDKVDETTVPLPEKEIESSIPHEDCRTPPDTLAIPDASPVELAKAYMGSRVLTVPPLALSWRSHLFHEYKKVPTSLTSATKPFDLKGPRSVRFSGSTVIPESGYLTPRSSGRSTMYRMTCSPYIKGERSSKDDSVGSLSHRTPESTRQLGGRQVFKRRSSVLESDLGPFLPIRSIRQKLTVKPSSKVMHSVLPGNLHHSPSTPFKRDAQDDLSVIQKPIWSDGHEKSGDNRISNNIVTPVSPQSSEMEKKILQQLDKLVPSPKEKTSKLKSNTLDESPDNVMHATSGQTLRNEEMYSTKSKFVRGNNLDSFRGSLMPDFRNSLSYKQETARFPQENCSSVSISGVKLMSEANDKCDGIISVTAAMCDKAAAEAMIADSVIVSQHQKLAFQSAALKDTQDVSNTYTSMDASCPLKDKDEMKITDKAVRPSIIRTNLSSSMTSTSLSSSSSDFSKAAHLKLSVDSIAESGKGFTFPFATAPSTSQIPPTPTMPSSLVKKSAMQKGQIDAPLFSFGSKDSNRADFSSTTTMRSFSATSGPGNDISNATASAMVKDSDADKHEGQISINLSKSVGVDNSADESTSNIPVVYSFGSSHNEFMPNGSLNLPSASSAVSVMAYSGSTGSMIFSTVTAVSASSFSTFVSPEARPLSTVPSLQFGATALMVSPTSVSQPLDKSTATDFEGMHSKVPPFNTNTANPGTSANFMFGGSFSSATNTGSILATSTVSRIGSSFIAPAASTLFSVSAGSQSSLAPASTFSGASNNTFKFSSAQSNDSNPSVVDNNTRGVAGSVGTQSTQGGSGISQISESSSSLSGPFCSSSTFGSNVLSSSSLGSSQLGAATTGLAFGVSGSGGSPFVFSSLSAPAFSTNSAGGSSSSNLSGQPVFGSSSPATAFSSGTPRNDQMNVVDSMVEDNAKSAGSLVPQFGQPSTSSSITAFGTPVTQPTASPFFQFGSHQQPTLPQSSPFQASGNLVGQLPQGGSFSLGSGGGDKSGRKIVKVRRDRLRKK; this is encoded by the exons ATGGCGACATCGGGCTACGATGGGAGAATCGGGGGGAAATTACGGCGACGGCCGTTACGCAGGGCCGCCGCAACGCCCTACGACCGCCCCCCCAGCGCCGCCCGTGGCCTCACGACCACGGTGCCGGAGCCCGGGGGCGACGGGTGGCTGGCGAAGCTCGTCGATCCGGCGTCACGATTCATCTCGAGCAGCGCGTCCCGGCTCTTCTCGTCCGTGTTCCGCAAGCGGCTCACCGCGCCGCCGGCCGATGAAACTCCAG GAGAAAACTTACAATCTAGAGAAATTGCTGAAGCATCTTCTAAT GAAATGTCAGCTGACTTACAGGAAAATAAAGCTGACAGTGGAAACAATGCAACAAATAATTTTGACAGCAATATGTTTTTGGAGTTCGAACAACTTCTGGAGCACAAAACTTTCACA AGGGCTCAGTTTGAGCATTTGACGGAGATATTGCGCTCAAGAACTATGGATTCAGATATGTCAAAACCTGCAGTTGATAATGACAAAGTGGACGAAACAACTGTTCCGCTACCTGAAAAAGAAATAGAAAGCTCCATACCACATGAGGATTGCAGAACCCCTCCAGATACTCTAGCC ATTCCTGATGCTTCACCAGTGGAACTTGCAAAAGCATATATGGGTTCGAGGGTTTTAACAGTACCCCCTCTGGCTCTAAGTTGGCGAAGCCATCTCTTTCATGAATATAAAAAAGTTCCAACTAGCTTAACATCTGCTACAAAACCATTTGACCTGAAAGGTCCAAGATCTGTTCGATTTTCTGGATCTACTGTAATTCCCGAAAGTGGCTATCTGACACCAAGATCTTCTGGTAGATCGACAATGTATAGAATGACCTGCTCTCCCTATATTAAG GGCGAGCGATCTTCCAAAGATGACAGTGTTGGATCTTTGTCACACCGGACACCAGAAAGCACTAGGCAATTAGGGGGTAGACAG GTTTTCAAACGACGAAGTTCGGTATTGGAAAGTGATCTTGGACCTTTTCTCCCTATACGTAGTATTCGTCAAAAATTGactgtgaagccttcttcaaaggTGATGCATTCAGTCCTTCCTGGAAATCTTCATCATAGTCCCTCGACCCCATTTAAGAGGGATGCTCAAGATGATTTATCAGTGATTCAAAAACCTATTTGGTCGGATGGACATGAAAAAAGTGGAGACAACAGGATTTCTAACAACATTGTTACTCCTGTTTCACCTCAGTCAAGTGAGATGGAAAAGAAAATATTGCAGCAGCTAGATAAGCTAGTGCCTTCACCAAAGGAAAAAACATCTAAGCTAAAGTCTAATACTCTGGATGAATCACCTGATAATGTGATGCATGCAACCTCGGGTCAGACACTCAGGAATGAGGAAATGTACTCCACCAAAAGCAAATTTGTTCGAGGCAATAATTTGGATTCTTTCAGGGGTTCCCTCATGCCAGATTTCAGGAATTCTTTATCTTATAAACAAGAGACGGCCAGGTTCCCTCAGGAGAATTGCTCCTCAGTGTCAATTTCAGGAGTCAAATTAATGTCTGAAGCCAATGATAAGTGTGATGGTATTATATCTGTCACAGCTGCTATGTGTGACAAGGCTGCTGCAGAGGCCATGATCGCAGATTCTGTCATTGTTTCTCAACATCAGAAGCTAGCTTTTCAGTCTGCTGCACTTAAG GATACACAAGATGTGAGTAATACATATACTTCGATGGATGCTTCATGTCCATTGAAGGACAAAGATGAGATGAAGATAACAGATAAAGCTGTCCGACCTTCAATAATAAGAACTAATTTGTCTTCCTCAATGACATCCACAAGCTTATCTTCATCTTCTTCCGACTTCTCCAAGGCAGCTCATCTGAAGCTTTCTGTTGATTCGATTGCCGAGAGTGGCAAGGGTTTCACTTTTCCTTTTGCTACTGCTCCCAGTACTTCTCAAATACCTCCAACACCTACTATGCCAAGTTCATTAGTAAAAAAGTCAGCGATGCAAAAAGGACAAATAGATGCACCCTTGTTTAGCTTTGGCTCCAAGGACTCTAATAGAGCAGATTTTTCATCAACCACAACCATGAGGAGTTTTAGTGCCACTTCTGGTCCAGGAAATGACATAAG CAATGCCACAGCATCAGCAATGGTAAAAGATTCTGATGCAGATAAACACGAAGGTCAGATATCCATAAATCTGTCAAAATCAGTTGGAGTTGATAATTCTGCAGATGAATCAACATCAAATATCCCTGTCGTATATTCTTTTGGTTCCTCCCACAATGAATTCATGCCTAATGGATCATTAAATTTGCCTTCTGCATCTTCTGCTGTTTCAGTCATGGCATATTCTGGAAGCACTGGTAGCATGATTTTCTCTACGGTGACTGCTGTCTCTGCCAGTTCCTTCAGTACATTTGTTTCGCCTGAAGCACGACCACTTTCCACTGTTCCCTCACTCCAGTTTGGGGCAACAGCCTTAATGGTTTCTCCCACTTCAGTTTCTCAACCATTAGATAAATCTACTGCAACAGATTTTGAAGGAATGCATAGCAAGGTACCACCATTCAACACAAACACTGCCAATCCAGGTACAAGTGCAAATTTCATGTTTGGAGGCAGCTTTTCCTCTGCAACAAACACTGGCTCTATTCTGGCAACGTCAACTGTTTCAAGAATCGGAAGCAGTTTTATTGCTCCTGCTGCATCAACTCTATTTTCAGTGTCTGCTGGCAGCCAATCTTCTCTTGCACCAGCATCAACATTTTCTGGTGCAAGCAACAACACATTCAAGTTTTCTTCAGCACAATCTAATGATTCAAACCCATCGGTTGTGGACAACAATACCAGGGGCGTTGCTGGAAGTGTTGGCACTCAGTCAACTCAGGGTGGAAGTGGAATCTCACAAATTTCTGAGAGTTCATCAAGTCTGTCTGGGCCCTTCTGTTCATCTTCGACTTTTGGGTCAAATGTTTTGTCCTCGTCCAGTTTAGGCAGCTCACAGCTTGGGGCAGCAACTACAG GACTTGCATTTGGAGTCTCAGGTTCTGGTGGTTCACCGTTTGTGTTTAGTTCATTGTCAGCACCAGCATTTTCTACAAATTCTGCTGGTGGTAGTAGTTCATCAAACTTATCTGGACAGCCTGTATTTGGCTCATCAAGCCCAGCCACTGCTTTTAGTTCTGGGACTCCTAGAAACGATCAGATGAATGTTGTGGATAGCATGGTTGAAGATAATGCCAAGTCAGCAGGCAGTTTGGTTCCACAATTTGGCCAACCAAGTACTTCATCCAGTATAACAGCATTTGGTACTCCAGTGACTCAGCCAACTGCTTCCCCATTCTTTCAGTTTGGTAGTCATCAGCAGCCCACTCTTCCTCAAAGTTCCCCCTTTCAGGCATCTGGTAATCTTGTTGGACAACTTCCTCAAGGAGGAAGCTTTTCTTTGGGTAGTGGTGGTGGCGACAAGTCTGGGCGGAAAATTGTGAAAGTCAGACGGGATAGGCTACGAAAAAAATAG
- the LOC103974648 gene encoding nuclear pore complex protein NUP1 isoform X2, which produces MATSGYDGRIGGKLRRRPLRRAAATPYDRPPSAARGLTTTVPEPGGDGWLAKLVDPASRFISSSASRLFSSVFRKRLTAPPADETPGENLQSREIAEASSNEMSADLQENKADSGNNATNNFDSNMFLEFEQLLEHKTFTRAQFEHLTEILRSRTMDSDMSKPAVDNDKVDETTVPLPEKEIESSIPHEDCRTPPDTLAIPDASPVELAKAYMGSRVLTVPPLALSWRSHLFHEYKKVPTSLTSATKPFDLKGPRSVRFSGSTVIPESGYLTPRSSGRSTMYRMTCSPYIKGERSSKDDSVGSLSHRTPESTRQLGGRQVFKRRSSVLESDLGPFLPIRSIRQKLTVKPSSKVMHSVLPGNLHHSPSTPFKRDAQDDLSVIQKPIWSDGHEKSGDNRISNNIVTPVSPQSSEMEKKILQQLDKLVPSPKEKTSKLKSNTLDESPDNVMHATSGQTLRNEEMYSTKSKFVRGNNLDSFRGSLMPDFRNSLSYKQETARFPQENCSSVSISGVKLMSEANDKCDGIISVTAAMCDKAAAEAMIADSVIVSQHQKLAFQSAALKDTQDVSNTYTSMDASCPLKDKDEMKITDKAVRPSIIRTNLSSSMTSTSLSSSSSDFSKAAHLKLSVDSIAESGKGFTFPFATAPSTSQIPPTPTMPSSLVKKSAMQKGQIDAPLFSFGSKDSNRADFSSTTTMRSFSATSGPGNDISNATASAMVKDSDADKHEVMAYSGSTGSMIFSTVTAVSASSFSTFVSPEARPLSTVPSLQFGATALMVSPTSVSQPLDKSTATDFEGMHSKVPPFNTNTANPGTSANFMFGGSFSSATNTGSILATSTVSRIGSSFIAPAASTLFSVSAGSQSSLAPASTFSGASNNTFKFSSAQSNDSNPSVVDNNTRGVAGSVGTQSTQGGSGISQISESSSSLSGPFCSSSTFGSNVLSSSSLGSSQLGAATTGFDLLSSSYLFSSSVGANSSCLSATSSSALAPAPCLFGSTFQSSISSAFGTSFGSNASYSSTGLAFGVSGSGGSPFVFSSLSAPAFSTNSAGGSSSSNLSGQPVFGSSSPATAFSSGTPRNDQMNVVDSMVEDNAKSAGSLVPQFGQPSTSSSITAFGTPVTQPTASPFFQFGSHQQPTLPQSSPFQASGNLVGQLPQGGSFSLGSGGGDKSGRKIVKVRRDRLRKK; this is translated from the exons ATGGCGACATCGGGCTACGATGGGAGAATCGGGGGGAAATTACGGCGACGGCCGTTACGCAGGGCCGCCGCAACGCCCTACGACCGCCCCCCCAGCGCCGCCCGTGGCCTCACGACCACGGTGCCGGAGCCCGGGGGCGACGGGTGGCTGGCGAAGCTCGTCGATCCGGCGTCACGATTCATCTCGAGCAGCGCGTCCCGGCTCTTCTCGTCCGTGTTCCGCAAGCGGCTCACCGCGCCGCCGGCCGATGAAACTCCAG GAGAAAACTTACAATCTAGAGAAATTGCTGAAGCATCTTCTAAT GAAATGTCAGCTGACTTACAGGAAAATAAAGCTGACAGTGGAAACAATGCAACAAATAATTTTGACAGCAATATGTTTTTGGAGTTCGAACAACTTCTGGAGCACAAAACTTTCACA AGGGCTCAGTTTGAGCATTTGACGGAGATATTGCGCTCAAGAACTATGGATTCAGATATGTCAAAACCTGCAGTTGATAATGACAAAGTGGACGAAACAACTGTTCCGCTACCTGAAAAAGAAATAGAAAGCTCCATACCACATGAGGATTGCAGAACCCCTCCAGATACTCTAGCC ATTCCTGATGCTTCACCAGTGGAACTTGCAAAAGCATATATGGGTTCGAGGGTTTTAACAGTACCCCCTCTGGCTCTAAGTTGGCGAAGCCATCTCTTTCATGAATATAAAAAAGTTCCAACTAGCTTAACATCTGCTACAAAACCATTTGACCTGAAAGGTCCAAGATCTGTTCGATTTTCTGGATCTACTGTAATTCCCGAAAGTGGCTATCTGACACCAAGATCTTCTGGTAGATCGACAATGTATAGAATGACCTGCTCTCCCTATATTAAG GGCGAGCGATCTTCCAAAGATGACAGTGTTGGATCTTTGTCACACCGGACACCAGAAAGCACTAGGCAATTAGGGGGTAGACAG GTTTTCAAACGACGAAGTTCGGTATTGGAAAGTGATCTTGGACCTTTTCTCCCTATACGTAGTATTCGTCAAAAATTGactgtgaagccttcttcaaaggTGATGCATTCAGTCCTTCCTGGAAATCTTCATCATAGTCCCTCGACCCCATTTAAGAGGGATGCTCAAGATGATTTATCAGTGATTCAAAAACCTATTTGGTCGGATGGACATGAAAAAAGTGGAGACAACAGGATTTCTAACAACATTGTTACTCCTGTTTCACCTCAGTCAAGTGAGATGGAAAAGAAAATATTGCAGCAGCTAGATAAGCTAGTGCCTTCACCAAAGGAAAAAACATCTAAGCTAAAGTCTAATACTCTGGATGAATCACCTGATAATGTGATGCATGCAACCTCGGGTCAGACACTCAGGAATGAGGAAATGTACTCCACCAAAAGCAAATTTGTTCGAGGCAATAATTTGGATTCTTTCAGGGGTTCCCTCATGCCAGATTTCAGGAATTCTTTATCTTATAAACAAGAGACGGCCAGGTTCCCTCAGGAGAATTGCTCCTCAGTGTCAATTTCAGGAGTCAAATTAATGTCTGAAGCCAATGATAAGTGTGATGGTATTATATCTGTCACAGCTGCTATGTGTGACAAGGCTGCTGCAGAGGCCATGATCGCAGATTCTGTCATTGTTTCTCAACATCAGAAGCTAGCTTTTCAGTCTGCTGCACTTAAG GATACACAAGATGTGAGTAATACATATACTTCGATGGATGCTTCATGTCCATTGAAGGACAAAGATGAGATGAAGATAACAGATAAAGCTGTCCGACCTTCAATAATAAGAACTAATTTGTCTTCCTCAATGACATCCACAAGCTTATCTTCATCTTCTTCCGACTTCTCCAAGGCAGCTCATCTGAAGCTTTCTGTTGATTCGATTGCCGAGAGTGGCAAGGGTTTCACTTTTCCTTTTGCTACTGCTCCCAGTACTTCTCAAATACCTCCAACACCTACTATGCCAAGTTCATTAGTAAAAAAGTCAGCGATGCAAAAAGGACAAATAGATGCACCCTTGTTTAGCTTTGGCTCCAAGGACTCTAATAGAGCAGATTTTTCATCAACCACAACCATGAGGAGTTTTAGTGCCACTTCTGGTCCAGGAAATGACATAAG CAATGCCACAGCATCAGCAATGGTAAAAGATTCTGATGCAGATAAACACGAAG TCATGGCATATTCTGGAAGCACTGGTAGCATGATTTTCTCTACGGTGACTGCTGTCTCTGCCAGTTCCTTCAGTACATTTGTTTCGCCTGAAGCACGACCACTTTCCACTGTTCCCTCACTCCAGTTTGGGGCAACAGCCTTAATGGTTTCTCCCACTTCAGTTTCTCAACCATTAGATAAATCTACTGCAACAGATTTTGAAGGAATGCATAGCAAGGTACCACCATTCAACACAAACACTGCCAATCCAGGTACAAGTGCAAATTTCATGTTTGGAGGCAGCTTTTCCTCTGCAACAAACACTGGCTCTATTCTGGCAACGTCAACTGTTTCAAGAATCGGAAGCAGTTTTATTGCTCCTGCTGCATCAACTCTATTTTCAGTGTCTGCTGGCAGCCAATCTTCTCTTGCACCAGCATCAACATTTTCTGGTGCAAGCAACAACACATTCAAGTTTTCTTCAGCACAATCTAATGATTCAAACCCATCGGTTGTGGACAACAATACCAGGGGCGTTGCTGGAAGTGTTGGCACTCAGTCAACTCAGGGTGGAAGTGGAATCTCACAAATTTCTGAGAGTTCATCAAGTCTGTCTGGGCCCTTCTGTTCATCTTCGACTTTTGGGTCAAATGTTTTGTCCTCGTCCAGTTTAGGCAGCTCACAGCTTGGGGCAGCAACTACAGGTTTCGATCTATTGAGTTCAAGTTATTTGTTTTCTTCTTCAGTAGGTGCTAATTCATCCTGCCTCAGTGCCACATCTTCCTCTGCACTGGCACCAGCCCCTTGTTTGTTTGGTTCCACCTTCCAATCATCAATATCATCTGCTTTTGGTACTTCTTTTGGTTCAAATGCATCTTATTCATCTACAGGACTTGCATTTGGAGTCTCAGGTTCTGGTGGTTCACCGTTTGTGTTTAGTTCATTGTCAGCACCAGCATTTTCTACAAATTCTGCTGGTGGTAGTAGTTCATCAAACTTATCTGGACAGCCTGTATTTGGCTCATCAAGCCCAGCCACTGCTTTTAGTTCTGGGACTCCTAGAAACGATCAGATGAATGTTGTGGATAGCATGGTTGAAGATAATGCCAAGTCAGCAGGCAGTTTGGTTCCACAATTTGGCCAACCAAGTACTTCATCCAGTATAACAGCATTTGGTACTCCAGTGACTCAGCCAACTGCTTCCCCATTCTTTCAGTTTGGTAGTCATCAGCAGCCCACTCTTCCTCAAAGTTCCCCCTTTCAGGCATCTGGTAATCTTGTTGGACAACTTCCTCAAGGAGGAAGCTTTTCTTTGGGTAGTGGTGGTGGCGACAAGTCTGGGCGGAAAATTGTGAAAGTCAGACGGGATAGGCTACGAAAAAAATAG
- the LOC103974648 gene encoding nuclear pore complex protein NUP1 isoform X1, whose product MATSGYDGRIGGKLRRRPLRRAAATPYDRPPSAARGLTTTVPEPGGDGWLAKLVDPASRFISSSASRLFSSVFRKRLTAPPADETPGENLQSREIAEASSNEMSADLQENKADSGNNATNNFDSNMFLEFEQLLEHKTFTRAQFEHLTEILRSRTMDSDMSKPAVDNDKVDETTVPLPEKEIESSIPHEDCRTPPDTLAIPDASPVELAKAYMGSRVLTVPPLALSWRSHLFHEYKKVPTSLTSATKPFDLKGPRSVRFSGSTVIPESGYLTPRSSGRSTMYRMTCSPYIKGERSSKDDSVGSLSHRTPESTRQLGGRQVFKRRSSVLESDLGPFLPIRSIRQKLTVKPSSKVMHSVLPGNLHHSPSTPFKRDAQDDLSVIQKPIWSDGHEKSGDNRISNNIVTPVSPQSSEMEKKILQQLDKLVPSPKEKTSKLKSNTLDESPDNVMHATSGQTLRNEEMYSTKSKFVRGNNLDSFRGSLMPDFRNSLSYKQETARFPQENCSSVSISGVKLMSEANDKCDGIISVTAAMCDKAAAEAMIADSVIVSQHQKLAFQSAALKDTQDVSNTYTSMDASCPLKDKDEMKITDKAVRPSIIRTNLSSSMTSTSLSSSSSDFSKAAHLKLSVDSIAESGKGFTFPFATAPSTSQIPPTPTMPSSLVKKSAMQKGQIDAPLFSFGSKDSNRADFSSTTTMRSFSATSGPGNDISNATASAMVKDSDADKHEGQISINLSKSVGVDNSADESTSNIPVVYSFGSSHNEFMPNGSLNLPSASSAVSVMAYSGSTGSMIFSTVTAVSASSFSTFVSPEARPLSTVPSLQFGATALMVSPTSVSQPLDKSTATDFEGMHSKVPPFNTNTANPGTSANFMFGGSFSSATNTGSILATSTVSRIGSSFIAPAASTLFSVSAGSQSSLAPASTFSGASNNTFKFSSAQSNDSNPSVVDNNTRGVAGSVGTQSTQGGSGISQISESSSSLSGPFCSSSTFGSNVLSSSSLGSSQLGAATTGFDLLSSSYLFSSSVGANSSCLSATSSSALAPAPCLFGSTFQSSISSAFGTSFGSNASYSSTGLAFGVSGSGGSPFVFSSLSAPAFSTNSAGGSSSSNLSGQPVFGSSSPATAFSSGTPRNDQMNVVDSMVEDNAKSAGSLVPQFGQPSTSSSITAFGTPVTQPTASPFFQFGSHQQPTLPQSSPFQASGNLVGQLPQGGSFSLGSGGGDKSGRKIVKVRRDRLRKK is encoded by the exons ATGGCGACATCGGGCTACGATGGGAGAATCGGGGGGAAATTACGGCGACGGCCGTTACGCAGGGCCGCCGCAACGCCCTACGACCGCCCCCCCAGCGCCGCCCGTGGCCTCACGACCACGGTGCCGGAGCCCGGGGGCGACGGGTGGCTGGCGAAGCTCGTCGATCCGGCGTCACGATTCATCTCGAGCAGCGCGTCCCGGCTCTTCTCGTCCGTGTTCCGCAAGCGGCTCACCGCGCCGCCGGCCGATGAAACTCCAG GAGAAAACTTACAATCTAGAGAAATTGCTGAAGCATCTTCTAAT GAAATGTCAGCTGACTTACAGGAAAATAAAGCTGACAGTGGAAACAATGCAACAAATAATTTTGACAGCAATATGTTTTTGGAGTTCGAACAACTTCTGGAGCACAAAACTTTCACA AGGGCTCAGTTTGAGCATTTGACGGAGATATTGCGCTCAAGAACTATGGATTCAGATATGTCAAAACCTGCAGTTGATAATGACAAAGTGGACGAAACAACTGTTCCGCTACCTGAAAAAGAAATAGAAAGCTCCATACCACATGAGGATTGCAGAACCCCTCCAGATACTCTAGCC ATTCCTGATGCTTCACCAGTGGAACTTGCAAAAGCATATATGGGTTCGAGGGTTTTAACAGTACCCCCTCTGGCTCTAAGTTGGCGAAGCCATCTCTTTCATGAATATAAAAAAGTTCCAACTAGCTTAACATCTGCTACAAAACCATTTGACCTGAAAGGTCCAAGATCTGTTCGATTTTCTGGATCTACTGTAATTCCCGAAAGTGGCTATCTGACACCAAGATCTTCTGGTAGATCGACAATGTATAGAATGACCTGCTCTCCCTATATTAAG GGCGAGCGATCTTCCAAAGATGACAGTGTTGGATCTTTGTCACACCGGACACCAGAAAGCACTAGGCAATTAGGGGGTAGACAG GTTTTCAAACGACGAAGTTCGGTATTGGAAAGTGATCTTGGACCTTTTCTCCCTATACGTAGTATTCGTCAAAAATTGactgtgaagccttcttcaaaggTGATGCATTCAGTCCTTCCTGGAAATCTTCATCATAGTCCCTCGACCCCATTTAAGAGGGATGCTCAAGATGATTTATCAGTGATTCAAAAACCTATTTGGTCGGATGGACATGAAAAAAGTGGAGACAACAGGATTTCTAACAACATTGTTACTCCTGTTTCACCTCAGTCAAGTGAGATGGAAAAGAAAATATTGCAGCAGCTAGATAAGCTAGTGCCTTCACCAAAGGAAAAAACATCTAAGCTAAAGTCTAATACTCTGGATGAATCACCTGATAATGTGATGCATGCAACCTCGGGTCAGACACTCAGGAATGAGGAAATGTACTCCACCAAAAGCAAATTTGTTCGAGGCAATAATTTGGATTCTTTCAGGGGTTCCCTCATGCCAGATTTCAGGAATTCTTTATCTTATAAACAAGAGACGGCCAGGTTCCCTCAGGAGAATTGCTCCTCAGTGTCAATTTCAGGAGTCAAATTAATGTCTGAAGCCAATGATAAGTGTGATGGTATTATATCTGTCACAGCTGCTATGTGTGACAAGGCTGCTGCAGAGGCCATGATCGCAGATTCTGTCATTGTTTCTCAACATCAGAAGCTAGCTTTTCAGTCTGCTGCACTTAAG GATACACAAGATGTGAGTAATACATATACTTCGATGGATGCTTCATGTCCATTGAAGGACAAAGATGAGATGAAGATAACAGATAAAGCTGTCCGACCTTCAATAATAAGAACTAATTTGTCTTCCTCAATGACATCCACAAGCTTATCTTCATCTTCTTCCGACTTCTCCAAGGCAGCTCATCTGAAGCTTTCTGTTGATTCGATTGCCGAGAGTGGCAAGGGTTTCACTTTTCCTTTTGCTACTGCTCCCAGTACTTCTCAAATACCTCCAACACCTACTATGCCAAGTTCATTAGTAAAAAAGTCAGCGATGCAAAAAGGACAAATAGATGCACCCTTGTTTAGCTTTGGCTCCAAGGACTCTAATAGAGCAGATTTTTCATCAACCACAACCATGAGGAGTTTTAGTGCCACTTCTGGTCCAGGAAATGACATAAG CAATGCCACAGCATCAGCAATGGTAAAAGATTCTGATGCAGATAAACACGAAGGTCAGATATCCATAAATCTGTCAAAATCAGTTGGAGTTGATAATTCTGCAGATGAATCAACATCAAATATCCCTGTCGTATATTCTTTTGGTTCCTCCCACAATGAATTCATGCCTAATGGATCATTAAATTTGCCTTCTGCATCTTCTGCTGTTTCAGTCATGGCATATTCTGGAAGCACTGGTAGCATGATTTTCTCTACGGTGACTGCTGTCTCTGCCAGTTCCTTCAGTACATTTGTTTCGCCTGAAGCACGACCACTTTCCACTGTTCCCTCACTCCAGTTTGGGGCAACAGCCTTAATGGTTTCTCCCACTTCAGTTTCTCAACCATTAGATAAATCTACTGCAACAGATTTTGAAGGAATGCATAGCAAGGTACCACCATTCAACACAAACACTGCCAATCCAGGTACAAGTGCAAATTTCATGTTTGGAGGCAGCTTTTCCTCTGCAACAAACACTGGCTCTATTCTGGCAACGTCAACTGTTTCAAGAATCGGAAGCAGTTTTATTGCTCCTGCTGCATCAACTCTATTTTCAGTGTCTGCTGGCAGCCAATCTTCTCTTGCACCAGCATCAACATTTTCTGGTGCAAGCAACAACACATTCAAGTTTTCTTCAGCACAATCTAATGATTCAAACCCATCGGTTGTGGACAACAATACCAGGGGCGTTGCTGGAAGTGTTGGCACTCAGTCAACTCAGGGTGGAAGTGGAATCTCACAAATTTCTGAGAGTTCATCAAGTCTGTCTGGGCCCTTCTGTTCATCTTCGACTTTTGGGTCAAATGTTTTGTCCTCGTCCAGTTTAGGCAGCTCACAGCTTGGGGCAGCAACTACAGGTTTCGATCTATTGAGTTCAAGTTATTTGTTTTCTTCTTCAGTAGGTGCTAATTCATCCTGCCTCAGTGCCACATCTTCCTCTGCACTGGCACCAGCCCCTTGTTTGTTTGGTTCCACCTTCCAATCATCAATATCATCTGCTTTTGGTACTTCTTTTGGTTCAAATGCATCTTATTCATCTACAGGACTTGCATTTGGAGTCTCAGGTTCTGGTGGTTCACCGTTTGTGTTTAGTTCATTGTCAGCACCAGCATTTTCTACAAATTCTGCTGGTGGTAGTAGTTCATCAAACTTATCTGGACAGCCTGTATTTGGCTCATCAAGCCCAGCCACTGCTTTTAGTTCTGGGACTCCTAGAAACGATCAGATGAATGTTGTGGATAGCATGGTTGAAGATAATGCCAAGTCAGCAGGCAGTTTGGTTCCACAATTTGGCCAACCAAGTACTTCATCCAGTATAACAGCATTTGGTACTCCAGTGACTCAGCCAACTGCTTCCCCATTCTTTCAGTTTGGTAGTCATCAGCAGCCCACTCTTCCTCAAAGTTCCCCCTTTCAGGCATCTGGTAATCTTGTTGGACAACTTCCTCAAGGAGGAAGCTTTTCTTTGGGTAGTGGTGGTGGCGACAAGTCTGGGCGGAAAATTGTGAAAGTCAGACGGGATAGGCTACGAAAAAAATAG